A portion of the Mytilus galloprovincialis chromosome 12, xbMytGall1.hap1.1, whole genome shotgun sequence genome contains these proteins:
- the LOC143055598 gene encoding uncharacterized protein LOC143055598 translates to MSDEEIQSFPERSSARIHHRSEADNPTSNPTADAFSSFSKHLDSALEKQKKDIFTVFEAKIPALNQPTSKPDFKFKFISNRKQCEFNDQVSKDIYILKAAISSDNRDFALQTIEKVQQDIAARNKTVKIGNKHGWDTVSEYEGNPLADNSDDERRLRQAETRAVRKRKPVAPKDTSKKFATDKLFRGFSETPEARSYNNGLQTTPRYNSQRSSTSNFRARKGPSPQDICY, encoded by the coding sequence ATGTCTGACGAAGAAATCCAAAGTTTTCCTGAACGTTCATCTGCAAGAATTCATCATAGGAGTGAAGCTGATAATCCTACAAGCAACCCAACAGCTGATGCATTCTCGTCGTTTTCCAAGCATTTAGACAGCGCATTGGAGAAACAGAAAAAGGACATCTTCACAGTCTTTGAAGCTAAAATTCCAGCCTTAAACCAACCTACAAGTAAGCCTGACTTTAAGTTCAAATTTATTAGCAATAGAAAGCAGTGTGAATTTAATGACCAAGTGTCAAAGgacatttatattttgaaagcCGCTATTTCCTCAGATAATCGTGACTTTGCCTTACAAACTATTGAAAAAGTTCAACAAGATATTGCTGCTCGTAACAAAACTGTTAAAATTGGTAACAAACATGGTTGGGACACCGTTAGCGAGTATGAAGGTAACCCTCTTGCTGATAACTCTGATGATGAGCGCCGTCTACGACAGGCCGAAACCAGGGCAGTTCGTAAAAGAAAGCCAGTCGCACCCAAAGACACATCAAAGAAATTTGCAACTGATAAACTTTTTCGTGGCTTTAGCGAAACACCTGAAGCAAGAAGCTACAACAATGGTTTACAAACAACACCAAGATATAATAGTCAAAGATCCAGTACCTCAAACTTCAGAGCAAGGAAAGGACCGTCTCCCCAGGACATCTGCTACTAA